The following coding sequences are from one Desulfosalsimonas propionicica window:
- a CDS encoding glycosyltransferase family 2 protein, which yields MEPEHFQPLVSVIIPTYNRAELLPDAIESVMQQTYPEFEVIVVDDGSTDDTAAIMSQWSDRITYIRREINEGRSAVVNLAVNIAQGNFIAILDSDDVWLPHKLKRQVEVFKHFPECGAVGGGAMYMDLSGRPFGKAMIPSEIIEYKKFAVSMCLPGSHSNEIMRREAFEKVGGLDVALRRAQDYDFWLKLIRQYPIRAVPEVLMYKRAHQGKRPYADIETIVKCRKLIASRIPEPELRRKHLAWMWFQVARKSFASGRVANGSKFVARSFFTYPFLISTKHRRLKRLFWLIEEKVL from the coding sequence ATGGAACCTGAACACTTCCAACCACTGGTATCTGTTATCATACCCACTTATAATCGGGCAGAGTTGCTCCCTGACGCAATTGAAAGCGTAATGCAACAGACCTATCCGGAGTTCGAAGTAATTGTGGTGGATGATGGTTCAACAGACGATACCGCTGCGATAATGTCGCAATGGTCTGATAGGATTACCTACATTAGGCGTGAAATAAATGAAGGTAGGTCCGCGGTGGTTAATTTGGCTGTTAATATAGCTCAAGGCAATTTTATAGCGATATTGGACTCTGATGACGTTTGGCTGCCGCACAAGTTAAAACGGCAGGTGGAAGTATTTAAGCACTTTCCCGAGTGCGGTGCGGTTGGCGGTGGTGCTATGTATATGGATCTTTCAGGCAGGCCTTTTGGAAAAGCAATGATTCCCAGTGAAATCATCGAGTATAAAAAATTCGCTGTTTCAATGTGCCTGCCGGGATCTCATTCAAACGAAATCATGCGGCGTGAAGCTTTTGAAAAGGTCGGTGGATTAGATGTGGCCCTTCGCCGCGCACAGGATTATGATTTCTGGCTGAAGCTTATACGGCAGTATCCCATTCGGGCCGTACCGGAAGTTTTGATGTATAAGCGTGCGCATCAAGGTAAAAGACCATATGCGGACATAGAGACGATTGTAAAATGCAGGAAGTTGATTGCCAGTCGAATACCTGAACCTGAGCTCAGGCGAAAGCATCTAGCCTGGATGTGGTTTCAGGTAGCACGTAAATCATTTGCTTCTGGGCGTGTAGCTAATGGATCCAAATTTGTGGCTCGTTCGTTTTTTACTTATCCTTTTTTGATTTCGACAAAACACCGAAGATTAAAAAGGCTGTTCTGGCTGATAGAGGAAAAAGTTCTCTAA
- a CDS encoding glycosyltransferase family 4 protein — MHNDYSIERWPSFLKLLRFGLVNQDLDRVDIIHAHGEALAFQSMLLSLMRDLPFVYTFHGLLPGGLAPIPRNKREAVNGEVSRVLVNTRFAMNQVNKLGCQKSKVSILPQGLPLEEFAFAPRTCPGEKEELHLLSIGRFHRDKGYGYSLLAVARLLQAGVKVHYYMVGEGPDKNWMQTLIDKLNLSGHVTLYEAMPSDKLHEMYKKAHIFILASLGNRYDKWAETQGVVLQEAQAIGCIPVATNVGGIPECLSHKQDSILVPEKSSRAISDAVLYLLDHPEEWCSYQENGRKNVEQNFSADVIGTRMAEILKKVAGSGDKKNQAAAADK, encoded by the coding sequence TTGCACAATGACTATAGTATTGAAAGATGGCCTTCATTTTTAAAGCTTTTGAGATTCGGATTGGTCAATCAGGACCTGGACAGGGTGGATATCATCCATGCCCACGGTGAGGCTCTTGCTTTTCAGTCCATGCTTTTGTCATTGATGAGAGACCTGCCCTTTGTTTACACCTTTCACGGGCTTTTGCCCGGAGGGCTTGCGCCCATACCGCGAAATAAACGGGAAGCCGTTAATGGAGAGGTATCAAGGGTGTTGGTGAATACCCGGTTTGCCATGAATCAGGTAAATAAGCTGGGCTGCCAGAAATCCAAGGTATCCATACTGCCCCAGGGCCTTCCTCTTGAAGAGTTTGCTTTTGCCCCCCGCACGTGCCCCGGTGAAAAAGAAGAGCTCCATTTGTTGAGCATAGGCAGGTTTCACAGGGATAAGGGGTATGGATATTCGCTTCTGGCTGTGGCAAGGCTTCTGCAAGCCGGGGTAAAAGTGCATTACTACATGGTCGGGGAGGGGCCGGATAAAAACTGGATGCAGACCTTGATTGATAAGCTCAATCTTTCCGGACATGTTACCCTGTATGAAGCCATGCCATCTGATAAACTGCATGAGATGTATAAAAAGGCACATATTTTCATCCTGGCAAGTCTCGGCAACCGGTATGACAAGTGGGCCGAAACACAGGGAGTCGTCCTTCAGGAAGCCCAAGCAATCGGATGTATTCCTGTTGCAACCAATGTGGGAGGCATCCCCGAGTGCCTGAGCCACAAGCAGGACTCGATCCTTGTTCCTGAAAAATCATCCCGGGCCATATCAGATGCCGTGCTCTATCTGCTGGACCACCCTGAGGAGTGGTGCTCTTACCAGGAAAACGGCCGCAAAAACGTGGAGCAGAATTTTTCAGCCGATGTGATCGGCACGCGCATGGCTGAAATCCTGAAGAAAGTGGCCGGATCCGGTGACAAAAAAAATCAGGCAGCCGCGGCGGATAAATGA
- a CDS encoding phenylacetate--CoA ligase family protein, translated as MKSFLENIYMAVPSPCQNLLVSLYGIKLQFNRYGGIYETTLNEAMQRERVGREAVLAYAESMLIHTIAKAVKNVPYYRELFKEQNLSLNDIKSFEDIKKIPLLEKQVLRENPQKLVDGHCNAKRLQVVHTTGTTGSPLKIYCNDRARQKNYAYFDRFLINAGIDPKGKKATLGGRVIVPPSQAKKPFWRYSYYQNNLLFSSYHLSDENIPLYIKKLYEFQPHYIDAYPSSIFFIADYAARNCIDLTGITSNIVTSAETLFDEQRAVIESVFDAHVFDQYGAAEMCVSIGQCQSGNYHVYSDYGFLEFLREDGSDALPGEEAELVCTGYINEVMPLIRYRIGDKGVLSTKNCNCGSPFPVLEKLVGRIDDMILTPEGKRIGRLSPVLKGFPVREAQYIQESIDKLEVWIVKDELYNKRTEADVLKELRKRLGNSMEIQIKYVSAIPRGKGGKLRSVISLL; from the coding sequence ATGAAGTCATTTCTTGAAAACATTTACATGGCTGTACCTTCGCCATGTCAAAATCTTTTGGTCTCTTTGTATGGAATCAAGCTTCAATTTAACAGGTACGGCGGTATCTATGAGACAACCCTTAATGAGGCAATGCAGCGGGAAAGGGTTGGCAGGGAGGCCGTGCTGGCCTACGCCGAGTCCATGTTGATACATACTATAGCAAAAGCAGTTAAGAATGTGCCATATTACCGAGAGCTTTTTAAAGAGCAGAATCTATCTTTAAACGATATAAAAAGTTTTGAGGATATTAAAAAAATACCCTTACTGGAAAAACAGGTTCTCCGGGAGAATCCTCAAAAATTGGTTGATGGGCACTGCAATGCAAAACGCCTTCAGGTTGTCCATACCACGGGCACAACAGGATCACCTCTGAAAATTTACTGCAATGATAGGGCCCGCCAAAAAAATTACGCATATTTTGATCGGTTTCTTATCAATGCCGGCATTGACCCAAAAGGGAAAAAAGCCACTCTTGGTGGAAGAGTAATTGTCCCGCCAAGCCAGGCCAAAAAGCCTTTTTGGAGATACAGTTACTATCAAAACAATTTATTGTTTTCCTCGTATCATTTAAGCGATGAAAATATTCCGCTTTATATTAAGAAATTATATGAATTTCAGCCGCATTATATTGATGCCTATCCTTCCAGTATATTTTTTATAGCTGATTATGCGGCCAGAAACTGCATTGATTTAACGGGGATTACTTCAAACATTGTGACCTCTGCAGAAACCCTGTTTGATGAACAAAGGGCAGTTATTGAGTCAGTTTTTGATGCGCATGTCTTTGATCAATATGGGGCGGCGGAAATGTGTGTTTCAATCGGACAATGCCAGTCTGGAAATTACCACGTTTATTCTGATTATGGTTTTCTGGAATTTCTTCGCGAAGACGGGAGTGATGCCCTGCCTGGCGAAGAGGCCGAACTGGTATGTACGGGTTATATAAATGAAGTGATGCCGCTTATTCGCTACCGCATAGGGGATAAGGGGGTCTTATCAACAAAGAATTGCAACTGCGGTAGTCCTTTTCCTGTTTTAGAAAAACTTGTCGGCAGGATTGATGATATGATTCTAACACCTGAGGGAAAACGAATTGGCCGCTTAAGTCCGGTTCTAAAGGGGTTCCCTGTCAGGGAGGCGCAGTATATTCAGGAATCCATTGATAAACTGGAAGTGTGGATAGTAAAAGATGAGCTTTATAATAAAAGGACCGAAGCTGACGTCTTAAAAGAATTAAGAAAACGGTTGGGCAATTCAATGGAAATTCAAATTAAATATGTTTCAGCTATTCCAAGGGGAAAAGGCGGCAAACTGCGTTCCGTGATTTCCCTTTTATGA
- a CDS encoding ATP-grasp domain-containing protein, translating into MQVSVLITDGENRSSLAAVRSLGNRGYRVVVAGKNIPCLASVSKLSSRAYRVPDPAKDPVGCNDAVLNIVTRENIDIVFPMTDLSVTLLNRVREKFPAKTTLACPPAEKTAKVADKAALFRLAETWGVAVPKTFYLSGAQDLAREIQKIKSYPVVVKPARSVVAENGEVISGGVRYAGSPLELESIYSSSRILQYPSMIQEKITGPGTGLFTLYDKDRHLALFSHRRVREKPPSGGVSVVSESVVLDPEMVEYAGRLLSEVKWQGVAMVEFKRDIRDGKPRLMEINGRFWGTLQLAIACGVDFPALLADKILGKNSGVQPGSYKVGHKLKWILGTLDHLVIRLKNDSRSLNLPPDAPSRLGAIRDFLKIREKNCSFDVFDKKDLRPFLHEIKDYAGSIIK; encoded by the coding sequence TTGCAGGTAAGCGTTCTGATAACAGACGGTGAAAACCGCTCCTCCCTTGCAGCAGTACGTTCTCTTGGCAACAGGGGTTATCGCGTTGTGGTTGCAGGAAAAAACATCCCCTGTCTGGCATCGGTTTCAAAATTGTCCAGCCGGGCATACCGGGTACCCGATCCTGCAAAAGATCCAGTAGGGTGCAATGACGCCGTACTCAATATTGTAACAAGAGAAAACATAGATATTGTTTTTCCCATGACCGATCTGTCCGTGACCCTACTCAACCGGGTTCGGGAAAAATTTCCGGCAAAAACCACCCTTGCCTGCCCGCCTGCGGAAAAAACAGCAAAAGTGGCAGACAAGGCAGCCCTTTTCCGGCTGGCTGAAACCTGGGGCGTGGCTGTGCCAAAAACTTTTTACCTGTCAGGAGCCCAGGATCTTGCCCGGGAGATTCAAAAAATAAAAAGCTACCCGGTGGTCGTAAAGCCGGCAAGATCGGTTGTTGCAGAAAACGGGGAAGTGATTTCAGGGGGGGTGCGGTATGCCGGCTCTCCTTTAGAGCTGGAAAGCATTTATTCTTCAAGCCGGATTCTACAGTACCCCTCCATGATCCAGGAGAAAATTACAGGCCCCGGCACAGGCCTGTTTACGCTTTATGACAAAGACCGGCATCTGGCACTTTTTTCGCATCGCCGTGTCAGGGAAAAACCCCCCTCCGGAGGTGTTAGCGTGGTCTCCGAAAGCGTTGTCCTTGATCCCGAAATGGTTGAATATGCAGGCAGGCTTTTGTCAGAAGTTAAATGGCAGGGTGTTGCCATGGTGGAGTTCAAGCGCGACATCCGCGACGGAAAACCCCGCCTAATGGAAATAAACGGCCGGTTCTGGGGGACTCTTCAATTGGCTATTGCCTGCGGGGTGGATTTCCCGGCCCTGCTGGCAGATAAAATCCTTGGGAAAAATTCCGGGGTTCAGCCCGGCAGCTACAAGGTCGGGCACAAGTTGAAGTGGATTCTGGGCACCCTTGATCACCTTGTCATACGTTTGAAAAACGACAGCCGTTCTCTTAACCTGCCGCCGGATGCACCTTCAAGGCTCGGGGCGATAAGGGATTTTTTGAAAATCCGGGAGAAAAACTGCTCTTTTGACGTTTTTGATAAAAAAGATCTTCGGCCGTTTCTGCATGAAATAAAGGATTACGCAGGATCGATTATAAAATGA
- a CDS encoding polysaccharide deacetylase family protein produces MYHRVLDAPEQETVFVQPGMYVRTETFRRHIAFLKNSFSVLSLWEIVSRIREGKSVGRCCAITFDDGWRDSYTRAFPVLKEFGVPATIFLATGFIGTNRLFWPEEFAYYLRLPEIREAARQKSDVLDKTIQRLSGAGEGRILDECISALKVLQAQEREELLAYLRTICQSPPPERLLLNWDEAGQMQESGLVSFGGHTADHVILDRVPKEKAEQEIMQSCRDIKEHLGVRPDLFAYPNGNYNPEIKALLEKHGIRGAVTTKKGWLTKQTDLLEIPRIGMHEDVVRTIPLFLGRIFLKGF; encoded by the coding sequence ATGTATCACCGGGTCCTGGATGCACCTGAACAGGAAACCGTGTTTGTTCAGCCCGGGATGTATGTCAGAACAGAGACCTTCCGCCGGCATATCGCGTTTCTGAAAAACAGTTTCAGTGTCCTTTCCCTCTGGGAGATTGTCTCCAGGATACGGGAGGGGAAAAGCGTGGGGAGGTGCTGTGCAATAACTTTTGACGATGGATGGCGTGACAGCTATACCCGGGCTTTTCCTGTTTTAAAAGAATTCGGGGTGCCGGCTACCATTTTTCTTGCCACCGGGTTCATCGGCACCAATCGTCTTTTTTGGCCGGAGGAGTTTGCATATTATTTGCGACTGCCTGAGATCCGCGAAGCTGCCAGGCAAAAAAGCGATGTGCTTGACAAAACAATCCAAAGGCTGTCAGGTGCCGGCGAGGGGCGGATCCTGGATGAATGCATCTCAGCCCTCAAAGTTCTGCAGGCACAGGAAAGAGAAGAACTGCTTGCATACCTGAGAACCATCTGCCAGTCCCCTCCGCCAGAGCGTCTTCTTTTAAACTGGGACGAGGCAGGGCAGATGCAGGAAAGCGGGCTTGTCAGCTTCGGGGGGCATACGGCAGATCACGTGATCCTTGACCGGGTTCCAAAAGAAAAGGCCGAACAGGAAATCATGCAGTCATGCAGGGACATAAAGGAGCATCTTGGGGTGCGTCCGGACCTGTTTGCTTATCCCAACGGAAATTACAACCCGGAAATAAAGGCCCTTCTTGAAAAACACGGGATCAGGGGCGCGGTGACCACGAAAAAGGGGTGGCTGACAAAACAGACCGACCTGCTTGAAATTCCCAGGATCGGCATGCATGAGGATGTCGTTAGGACAATCCCCCTTTTTCTTGGCAGAATCTTTCTCAAGGGATTTTAG
- a CDS encoding glycosyltransferase produces MTTVLHTIDTTGPGGAETVFINLVKSLPGDNPVVAIRGPGWVCDTLRKNGIEPVFVDSRGGFNVSYLADLVKIIRRYRVDVVQSHLFGSNLYSSLAGLICRVPVISVFHGFVDTNKGERFLPVKARIINSGSKKIVFVSDRLRQHYISQYGLSGAKATTIYNGVDTDVFYPRKDDSIRKELGLGPENVLIGAVGNIRPAKGYDNFLRAARIIHSRHPECRFVVAGQGSGALYDSLLELRRELGLEGIFYFIGFRENPPAVLNNLDIFVLPSVSEGFSISTIEAMACGVPVVVTRSGGPEEIVENGVNGLTVDSGPEDIAGGIMRIFEKADLGNSLKNTAFAEVEEKFSLRAMVEQYRLCHGPQKEISEGKTDYAGTW; encoded by the coding sequence ATGACCACGGTGCTCCACACCATAGACACCACCGGCCCGGGCGGGGCGGAAACGGTTTTTATCAACCTGGTGAAAAGCCTGCCCGGAGACAACCCTGTTGTGGCCATAAGGGGGCCGGGGTGGGTGTGTGACACGCTTCGGAAAAACGGCATCGAGCCGGTGTTTGTAGACTCCAGGGGCGGCTTTAATGTTTCCTACCTTGCCGATCTTGTGAAAATAATCCGCAGATACCGGGTCGATGTCGTCCAATCCCATCTTTTCGGATCAAACCTTTACAGCTCCCTTGCCGGGCTGATCTGCAGGGTCCCGGTAATATCGGTGTTTCACGGGTTTGTGGACACCAACAAGGGCGAGCGGTTCTTGCCTGTAAAAGCGCGGATCATTAATTCCGGATCAAAAAAAATCGTGTTTGTCTCGGACCGCCTAAGGCAGCATTACATAAGTCAATACGGTTTGTCCGGGGCAAAGGCGACAACCATTTATAACGGGGTGGACACGGATGTTTTTTATCCCCGCAAAGACGACAGCATCAGGAAAGAACTCGGTCTCGGTCCTGAAAATGTCCTGATCGGGGCCGTGGGAAACATCCGGCCTGCAAAGGGATATGACAATTTTCTAAGGGCGGCCCGCATTATTCATTCCAGGCATCCCGAATGCCGGTTTGTTGTGGCCGGTCAGGGCTCAGGCGCCTTATACGATTCCCTGCTGGAGCTGAGACGTGAGCTGGGCCTGGAAGGGATCTTTTACTTCATAGGCTTCCGGGAGAATCCGCCTGCGGTGTTAAACAACCTGGACATATTTGTTTTGCCGTCTGTTTCAGAGGGGTTTTCAATTTCAACCATTGAGGCCATGGCCTGCGGTGTTCCGGTTGTTGTCACCCGCAGCGGCGGTCCGGAGGAAATCGTTGAAAACGGGGTAAACGGGCTAACCGTTGATTCCGGCCCTGAAGATATTGCCGGGGGCATTATGCGCATATTCGAGAAAGCCGATCTTGGGAATTCCTTAAAAAATACAGCCTTTGCAGAAGTCGAGGAAAAGTTCAGCCTGAGGGCCATGGTTGAACAATACAGGCTCTGCCATGGGCCGCAAAAGGAGATATCCGAAGGAAAAACGGATTATGCCGGCACTTGGTAA
- a CDS encoding glycosyltransferase, with translation MPALGKKLELIYWLRGEGQTFQIRQPGRTDQMQMTEKMQRNKKRIWIAWERQRRSIELARTVGAKLYIFDVEGRSRYPVCIAKTLYTLFKEKPHFLFVQNPSMILAAMACIYGLISDTRVVVDRHTNFRLNKPHTGSPRIWLFMRLHYFTLRYANITIVTNNFLAGLVKKAKGRPVVLPDKLPILSPTEAYELKGKFNILLISSFGLDEPVLAVLEAMQQIDKEICLYVTGNYKKFDPNLKNKIPLNVHLTGFISEQAFVNMLFSVDAVMVLTTSDYCMLCGCYESVAAEKPLITSDKSVLKTYFSEALFADNSAEDIRRKIQKTANDVNKYTKNTIQMKREIERNWGKMYQSFEASLRDIGS, from the coding sequence ATGCCGGCACTTGGTAAAAAACTGGAACTGATATACTGGCTGCGCGGCGAAGGGCAAACATTTCAAATTAGGCAACCTGGTCGCACGGATCAAATGCAGATGACTGAGAAAATGCAACGAAATAAAAAGCGAATTTGGATTGCCTGGGAAAGGCAACGAAGATCAATCGAGCTGGCTCGAACGGTTGGGGCAAAACTTTATATTTTTGATGTCGAAGGTAGATCCCGTTACCCTGTGTGTATTGCTAAAACTCTATATACCCTGTTTAAAGAAAAGCCGCATTTTCTGTTTGTTCAAAATCCTTCCATGATTCTTGCGGCAATGGCCTGCATATATGGATTGATCTCTGACACCCGGGTTGTGGTTGACAGGCATACGAACTTCAGGCTGAATAAGCCCCATACCGGTTCGCCCAGGATTTGGTTATTTATGCGACTGCATTATTTTACGCTAAGGTATGCGAACATAACCATTGTAACAAATAATTTTCTTGCAGGTCTTGTTAAAAAGGCAAAGGGTCGGCCTGTTGTCCTTCCTGACAAACTGCCTATTCTTTCTCCGACGGAAGCATATGAGTTGAAAGGTAAATTCAATATCTTGTTGATATCCTCCTTTGGCCTGGATGAGCCAGTATTGGCCGTTCTTGAGGCAATGCAGCAAATCGACAAAGAGATATGTCTCTATGTTACAGGCAACTATAAAAAATTTGACCCAAACTTGAAAAATAAAATCCCTTTAAATGTTCATCTTACGGGTTTCATCTCTGAGCAGGCTTTCGTGAACATGCTTTTTTCCGTTGACGCTGTCATGGTTTTGACAACATCCGACTATTGTATGCTCTGCGGGTGCTATGAAAGCGTGGCAGCTGAAAAGCCGCTGATTACATCTGACAAATCCGTCCTCAAAACGTATTTCAGTGAGGCACTTTTCGCTGATAATTCCGCAGAAGATATCCGACGAAAAATTCAAAAAACAGCAAATGATGTCAATAAATACACGAAAAACACAATTCAAATGAAAAGAGAGATTGAAAGGAATTGGGGTAAAATGTACCAAAGTTTTGAGGCCTCACTAAGAGATATAGGAAGTTAG
- a CDS encoding sugar-transfer associated ATP-grasp domain-containing protein, whose amino-acid sequence MKDTIFSEIKRASKVKSLFLQIFDIIRHKIKINTSPIDYYRYEFYRNDITWEEKSRYLGKRCSNFYPYQNNSVRFVSLFDNKYIFSTMLSGFGIPHPKLLATIGEDYQIKTFEQFRTFLEENKMDMVLKPLDGSGGRGVIVLNFKNNNHCVLEGPCSSSGMWEQIMAGKKSPHPYLIEERIDQDDSVSMLYPYSLNTMRVITVKTKDKEWNLLGARLRVGQKGQVDNLGAGGIQLRFDDSGKSWFAYDWASGKEISRHPITKAELIGFQVPQYHEAIALALKASEKFSFMGTVGWDIGFSKHGPMIIEGNIFYDCLYWQLFGQPPLIPPDIAGKLKRHRWWQRWDKTAMYPNCNRYKIKG is encoded by the coding sequence ATGAAGGATACAATTTTTTCGGAAATCAAACGGGCATCAAAAGTTAAAAGCTTGTTTTTGCAAATTTTTGATATTATAAGACATAAAATAAAAATTAATACATCGCCTATTGATTATTACCGTTATGAATTCTACCGAAACGACATTACATGGGAAGAAAAATCCCGATACTTAGGCAAACGCTGTTCTAATTTCTATCCCTATCAAAACAATTCTGTAAGGTTTGTGTCCCTATTCGACAATAAATACATTTTTTCAACCATGCTCTCAGGGTTTGGAATTCCTCATCCAAAATTGCTTGCAACAATTGGGGAAGATTACCAAATCAAAACATTCGAGCAATTCAGAACATTTCTGGAAGAGAACAAGATGGACATGGTTTTAAAGCCTCTGGACGGAAGCGGGGGCCGGGGGGTTATTGTTTTGAATTTTAAAAACAATAACCATTGCGTCCTTGAAGGACCTTGTTCTTCTTCTGGTATGTGGGAACAAATAATGGCTGGGAAAAAGTCACCACATCCTTATCTGATAGAAGAGCGCATTGATCAGGATGACTCGGTATCTATGTTATACCCCTACAGTCTTAATACAATGAGGGTGATAACTGTAAAAACAAAGGATAAAGAATGGAACCTTTTGGGCGCAAGGTTACGTGTCGGACAGAAGGGGCAAGTAGATAACTTAGGTGCAGGTGGAATTCAGTTACGTTTTGATGATAGTGGCAAATCATGGTTCGCCTATGATTGGGCTTCGGGCAAAGAAATTAGCAGGCATCCGATAACAAAGGCAGAACTCATTGGTTTCCAAGTTCCCCAGTACCACGAAGCAATTGCATTGGCATTAAAAGCCTCTGAGAAGTTCTCTTTTATGGGCACGGTTGGCTGGGACATCGGATTTTCGAAACATGGACCGATGATTATTGAAGGAAATATTTTTTACGATTGTCTTTATTGGCAATTATTCGGCCAACCACCGTTGATACCACCCGATATTGCAGGAAAATTAAAGAGGCACAGATGGTGGCAACGGTGGGATAAAACTGCCATGTATCCTAATTGCAACCGTTATAAAATAAAGGGATAG
- a CDS encoding sugar-transfer associated ATP-grasp domain-containing protein: MLSESPAFVRRCLRFLALPHCYFFYINWKACEVGRLQAIYDLFYIFFRLKFFPENYSLCRLWEKRRSEWKYYYGSVYDALQRSRLRKEVFPIKYRIIFDDKNICYQLCVANNLPVPLQYNLVQPSEFKTFLSNLFAAPEMKSQKVIIKPLSGRGGKNIHIGYYRKGSIYLKGNDNKELPLNQFSLPALSVVQQYIQQHPKLRQISQSVNTIRIVTLLTQVKEVLIIGAFMRFGVQNVFLDNTSQGGIKVCIDVHTGKFLKYGHDKKSHIYEAHPISGFCFEGFQIPFWKEVVQLAHRVQKTFVYNKIIGQDIAITANGPTIIELNAEYDNIGLEQVCGPILRDSKVLKAFDDYGLLYNDKQRSLLKAFPRSGNNSFLK; this comes from the coding sequence ATGCTTTCCGAATCCCCGGCTTTTGTAAGACGTTGTTTACGCTTCCTTGCCCTTCCTCATTGCTACTTTTTTTATATTAACTGGAAGGCATGTGAAGTCGGGCGTTTGCAAGCAATATACGATCTATTCTATATCTTTTTTCGTCTGAAATTTTTTCCTGAAAATTATTCTTTATGCCGTTTATGGGAAAAGAGGCGAAGCGAGTGGAAGTATTATTACGGATCTGTTTATGATGCGCTGCAACGAAGCCGCCTGAGAAAAGAGGTCTTCCCCATAAAATATAGAATAATCTTTGATGATAAAAACATCTGCTACCAGCTTTGCGTTGCCAATAATCTGCCAGTGCCTCTGCAATATAACCTTGTTCAACCAAGCGAATTCAAGACCTTCCTTTCCAATTTATTCGCCGCTCCGGAGATGAAAAGCCAAAAAGTGATCATAAAACCATTATCAGGCCGCGGTGGAAAGAATATCCATATTGGATACTATCGGAAAGGCAGTATCTATCTAAAAGGCAATGATAATAAAGAGCTGCCACTCAACCAGTTTTCCTTGCCTGCTCTGTCCGTGGTGCAGCAATACATACAACAACATCCAAAGCTTCGGCAGATTTCTCAGTCTGTAAATACGATTCGAATCGTTACCCTCTTAACCCAAGTAAAAGAGGTCCTTATTATAGGTGCTTTCATGCGATTCGGTGTTCAGAACGTTTTCCTTGATAATACTAGTCAAGGTGGCATAAAGGTTTGTATTGACGTACACACAGGGAAATTTTTAAAATATGGTCATGATAAGAAAAGTCATATTTATGAAGCGCACCCAATTTCAGGTTTCTGTTTTGAAGGGTTTCAAATACCTTTTTGGAAGGAGGTCGTCCAACTGGCGCATCGGGTTCAGAAAACATTTGTTTATAACAAGATAATTGGTCAAGATATTGCAATTACAGCTAATGGACCAACGATCATAGAATTGAACGCGGAATATGACAATATTGGCCTGGAGCAGGTGTGCGGGCCAATTTTACGAGATTCCAAGGTATTGAAAGCTTTTGATGACTATGGTTTATTGTATAACGATAAGCAACGTTCATTGCTCAAAGCTTTTCCTCGATCGGGTAACAACTCGTTTCTAAAATAA
- a CDS encoding sulfotransferase family protein produces MNYTQSRKVLRENLGNIFREVKVALTPVPRPERWLFLVGCYNSGTTLLSKMLGRHPGISALPTEGHFITDQFVKDYEMGLPRMWTQREELFRLTEKNTGPDPVRIKKEWGMRLDLSKPVLLEKSPSNSARVRWLNHHFRPACFIAIIRNGYAVAEGIRRKADPKHLRDGWPIEMAAYQWKRTYEVLESDSVYLNRFLLIKYEDLVREPVNELNRITDFIGIKPFSKFNDLMNVSIHERNEPIKDLNPYSISRLTPEDINAVNNVAKDTLLRYGYNVIGGDS; encoded by the coding sequence TTGAATTACACCCAATCCCGTAAGGTCTTAAGAGAAAATTTAGGCAATATTTTCCGGGAGGTGAAAGTTGCGCTTACGCCCGTGCCTCGACCAGAGCGCTGGCTGTTTCTGGTCGGGTGCTATAATTCCGGGACGACTTTGCTTTCCAAAATGCTGGGCCGTCATCCTGGTATCTCGGCACTGCCCACAGAAGGCCATTTCATTACAGATCAATTCGTAAAGGACTATGAAATGGGCTTGCCCAGGATGTGGACCCAAAGGGAAGAACTTTTCCGCCTGACTGAAAAAAACACGGGCCCGGACCCTGTGCGCATAAAAAAAGAATGGGGCATGCGGCTGGATCTGTCCAAACCTGTTTTACTGGAAAAGTCCCCTTCCAACAGCGCTAGGGTCAGATGGCTGAATCATCACTTCCGGCCCGCATGCTTTATAGCCATCATCAGAAACGGGTATGCCGTAGCAGAGGGGATAAGACGCAAGGCTGATCCCAAGCATTTAAGGGACGGATGGCCGATAGAAATGGCAGCCTATCAATGGAAAAGGACCTATGAAGTGCTTGAATCAGATTCGGTTTATCTTAATCGGTTCTTGCTTATCAAATATGAGGATTTGGTGCGGGAGCCGGTCAATGAACTCAACCGTATAACTGATTTTATAGGCATAAAGCCTTTCAGTAAGTTCAACGACCTGATGAATGTCTCCATACACGAACGCAATGAGCCTATAAAAGACTTGAATCCTTACAGTATCAGCAGGTTAACACCTGAAGATATAAACGCCGTAAACAATGTGGCCAAAGACACCCTGCTGCGCTATGGCTATAATGTAATCGGCGGGGATTCGTGA